In Brevibacterium pigmentatum, the sequence TATTCCCGTCCGCGGGCCTTCTGGTCGACATGCAGCTCCCCGTATTCGTCGTAGAAGTCCTCGATCGCGTCCTCCCAGGCCCGGGAGTCGAATCCCGATTCGGCGTCGAGGCGGCCGAGCTCGGTGTAGTTCGCGCGTTCGGCCAGCAGCACGCGGTGGAACAGGGCGTTGCGGATCTCTGCGGTGAAGACCTTCGTGTTCTCGGAGAACCGGCGATCGAGTGCCGGCAGATCATCGTCGTGTTCGGTGGGGTCGAGTCCCTGCAGGGTCCGCCATTCGTCGAGCAGCGACGAATCCGTCCGGGCGATGGTCTCCCCGAGCCATTCGATGATGGTCTCGAGTTCCTCGGTCCGGTTCTCTGCGGGGACGTTGTGGAGCAGTGCACGGTAGACGTCGGTGAGGTAGCGCAGCAGGCTGCCTTCGGCCCGGGCGAGGCTGTAGTAGCCGACGAACTGGGTGAAGCCCATCGCCTGCTCGATCATGTCGCGGACGACGGATTTGGGTTCGAAGCCGCCTCGGTGCAGCCAGGGATGGGTTTCGACGAAATGGTCGAAGGCCGGATCGAGCATCTCAGCCAGGGGTGCGGGGCTTTCGATCTCGTCGAGGATCGCCATGCGTTCGGCGTATTCGACGCCTTCGGCCTTGAGCTCGGCCAGGGTCTCCCCCTTGATCCTGTCGAGTTGGCCCTTCAGTATCTGGAACGGCACGGAGGTGGTCGCCTCGACGATGGACACGACGTCGAGGGCGTAGGTGTCGTCGTCTTCGTCGAGCAGCTCGAGTGCGGCGAGGACGAAGGGCGCCAGCGGCTGGTTGAGCGCGAACTGCGGGCCGAGGTCCTGGGTGGCGATGAGCTCGCTGCCCCGGACCTCGATGAGTCCGGCGTCGATGAGGGAGCGTCCGATGCTGATCGCGGTCAGTTTGAGGTCGAGTCGGCGTTCCCGGGTCTCATGCGTCTTCTCGATGAAGTCGCTGATGGTCGCGACATCGGAGCCGGGGCGGGCGACGAGGTTGAGGATCGTCGAATGGTCGATCTTCATCCGGGGCCGCAGGGTCTCGGACTCGCCTTCGATGAGTTTGGTGAAGGTCTCTTCGGACCAACCGACGAAGCCCACCGGGGCGGCTTTCTTCTTGACCTTCTTCTTTTTCTTCTTGTCATCGTTCGCAGCCTTGGCTTCGGCCTTGAGGTTGTCGATGACGTGTTCGGGGGCTTGGGCGATCACGTAGCCGCGGGTGTCGAATCCGGCGCGGCCGGCACGTCCGGCGAGCTGTTGGAATTCGCGGACGCTGAGTCTGCGCATTTTCCGTCCGTCGAACTTCGTCAGTCCGGTCAGGAGCACGGAGCGGATGGGCACGTTGATGCCCACGCCGAGGGTGTCCGTGCCGGAGATGACGAGGAGCAGGCCCTTGAGCGCAAGCTGTTCGATGAGTCGGCGGTACTTCGGCAGCATTCCGGCGTGATGGACGCCGACGCCGTGCAGAAGCAGTTTGCGCAGGCTCTGCCCGAATCCCTTGCCGAAGGTGAAGCCCTTGATGGCTGCGGCGATCGCAGCTTTCTGCTCCTTGGAGGCGAGGTCGACCGAAAGCAGGTTGGTGGCGAGGTCGATGGCTCCGTTCTGGGAGTAGGAGACGACGTAGACCGGGGCTTTGTCGTTGCGGACGAGTCCGCGCAGAGTGTCAGAGAGCGTCTCCGTCGAGTATTCGTAGTCGAGTGGGACGGGCCTGGTCGCGGAGGTGACCACGGAGGATCCGCGTCCGGTCGTCTCCGTCATGGTCGACCGGATGTCGGTCGTGTCGCCCAAAGTGGCGGACATGAGAACGAACTGGGTCTGCGGCATCTCGAGGAGGGGCACCTGCCAGGCCCAGCCCCGGGAGGGATCGGCGACATAGTGGAACTCGTCCATGACGACCATTCCGGCGTCGAGCATTCCGCCCTCACGCAGCGCCTGGTTGGCCAGGATCTCTGCCGTGGCGCAGATGACGGGAGCGTCGGGGTTGACCGTGGAGTCGCCGGTGATCATGCCGACGTTCTCGGCGCCGAAGGCGTTGATGAGGGAGAAGAACTTCTCGCTCACAAGGGCCTTGAGCGGGGCCGTGTAGTAGGACCGGATCCCCCGGGTGAAGGACTGGTAGAGCGCGAAGAGAGCGACAAGTGACTTCCCCGAACCGGTCGGGGTCGCCATGATCGTATTGTCGCCGGCGAGGATCGTGAGGAACGCCTCGTCCTGAGCCGGATACGGCTCCACTCCGATCGCTTGGCAGTATTCGCCGAAGGACTCATAGATCGTGTCGTCGTCCGCGAATTCCGCTGGGATCTCCTGCAATCTGGCCACGCTGATGCACAGACCTTTCCGATTAGACTGGTTCCATCCTATTGCTCGACACCGAGGAGTCACATATGCCGGTCTTCGCCGTCACCTATCACTACGGTCCCGATACCGATACGCGGATGGAGCACCGCCCCGCGCACCGTCAATGGCAGGCGGAGATGAATGAGGCCGGAACGATCCTCGCCTCCGGTCCCCTGGACAACGATCCGCAGCCGGGAGGTCTGCTGATCCTCCGCGCCGCCGACCGTGCAGAGGTCGAAGGGCACCTGGCCGCCGATCCCTATGCCTCGCTCGGTGTCATCGAGTCGACGGACATCCGCGAGTGGACTCCCGTGTTCGGGCCCTTCGCCCAGGGCTGAGCGGCCTCCTTCCGGTTCGGGTCTGCCCGGACGGAGCAGACCCGAACGGGGTCCGTCTCGAGAGATCGAGACGGACCCCGCTCGTTCTGTGCCGACACCGAGGCGGTGTCGGCACGACCGAATCCGATCGGCTCAGGCCTCTTCGGACTCGTCCGACTGGTCGGCGCTGACGTCCTTGAAGGAGATTCCGTCCTTCTTCATCTTCATCAGCGAGGCGATCGTGGCGACCGCCATGGCGAGGACGATGACGGTCAGGGACAGCCACGTCGGCACCTCGGGGATCGAATGTCCCCACGCCAGGAACTCCCAATCGCTCGAGTGCAGAGCGTGGATGATGAGCTTGATGCCGATGAACCCGAGGATCGCAGCGATTCCGTAGTGGAGGTACACGAGCTTGTCGACGAGCCCTCCGAGTAGGAAGTACAGCTGACGCAGCCCCATGAGGGCGAACACGTTCGCGGTGAACACGAGGAACGCATTCTGCGTGACGCCGAAGATCGCGGGGATCGAGTCGAGTGCGAACATCACATCGGTCGAGCCGATGGCGATGAACACGATGAACATCGGGGTCCAGTACTTCTTGTTGTCGTCGAGGGTCACCCGCAGCTTGTTGCCGTGGTATTCGTCGACGACGTTGATCCGCTTCCGTAGGAACCGGATGAGGCCGTTCTCGCCGTCGCCCTCGTCTTCGGAGCTGAAGGCCTGACGGTAGGCGACGATGAGGAGGAAGATGCCGAAGATGAAGAAGACTTCGACGAAGGCGCTGATGATCGCCGCACCCGCGAGAATAAAGATGCCGCGGAAAATGATGGCGATGATGATGCCGACCATGAGC encodes:
- a CDS encoding DEAD/DEAH box helicase, which produces MARLQEIPAEFADDDTIYESFGEYCQAIGVEPYPAQDEAFLTILAGDNTIMATPTGSGKSLVALFALYQSFTRGIRSYYTAPLKALVSEKFFSLINAFGAENVGMITGDSTVNPDAPVICATAEILANQALREGGMLDAGMVVMDEFHYVADPSRGWAWQVPLLEMPQTQFVLMSATLGDTTDIRSTMTETTGRGSSVVTSATRPVPLDYEYSTETLSDTLRGLVRNDKAPVYVVSYSQNGAIDLATNLLSVDLASKEQKAAIAAAIKGFTFGKGFGQSLRKLLLHGVGVHHAGMLPKYRRLIEQLALKGLLLVISGTDTLGVGINVPIRSVLLTGLTKFDGRKMRRLSVREFQQLAGRAGRAGFDTRGYVIAQAPEHVIDNLKAEAKAANDDKKKKKKVKKKAAPVGFVGWSEETFTKLIEGESETLRPRMKIDHSTILNLVARPGSDVATISDFIEKTHETRERRLDLKLTAISIGRSLIDAGLIEVRGSELIATQDLGPQFALNQPLAPFVLAALELLDEDDDTYALDVVSIVEATTSVPFQILKGQLDRIKGETLAELKAEGVEYAERMAILDEIESPAPLAEMLDPAFDHFVETHPWLHRGGFEPKSVVRDMIEQAMGFTQFVGYYSLARAEGSLLRYLTDVYRALLHNVPAENRTEELETIIEWLGETIARTDSSLLDEWRTLQGLDPTEHDDDLPALDRRFSENTKVFTAEIRNALFHRVLLAERANYTELGRLDAESGFDSRAWEDAIEDFYDEYGELHVDQKARGREYIDITPGSHTWSVRQILADPDDNRDWAIDAEVDVAASDESGDIVLRILSVGEIGR
- a CDS encoding YciI family protein; this translates as MPVFAVTYHYGPDTDTRMEHRPAHRQWQAEMNEAGTILASGPLDNDPQPGGLLILRAADRAEVEGHLAADPYASLGVIESTDIREWTPVFGPFAQG
- a CDS encoding TerC/Alx family metal homeostasis membrane protein; the encoded protein is MDILSSTLAAGGSAAAASESPIPVWFMITSGIIVVAILVFDLLLVVKRPHTPSMREASIWVAFYVALALIFAGALFAIGDAQHGSEFLTGWLLEYSLSIDNLFVFIIIMGSFSVPRKYQQEVLMVGIIIAIIFRGIFILAGAAIISAFVEVFFIFGIFLLIVAYRQAFSSEDEGDGENGLIRFLRKRINVVDEYHGNKLRVTLDDNKKYWTPMFIVFIAIGSTDVMFALDSIPAIFGVTQNAFLVFTANVFALMGLRQLYFLLGGLVDKLVYLHYGIAAILGFIGIKLIIHALHSSDWEFLAWGHSIPEVPTWLSLTVIVLAMAVATIASLMKMKKDGISFKDVSADQSDESEEA